The Anabaena sp. WA102 genome contains a region encoding:
- a CDS encoding SDR family NAD(P)-dependent oxidoreductase, with protein MHPIYPDLKNKHVLITGGSQGIGEALARTFAEQSAEVTILDINYDKGLLIATECEQLGCKVNVYSVDLTDTSALTATLAQVKKERPVVNVLINNAGYDPRYPLLEMSENQWNDLFQLNVVHYFVTCRELLPDMIAVGGGSIIMTSSHVVWVAKPDMIAYNTTKAAIIGMVRSLATAVGKHHIRVNAVAPGWIMTERQIDQWVTPEAKHKNLHEQQLIPIELTPDELVGTYLFLASDTSRAITRQTLVVDGGYAQS; from the coding sequence ATGCATCCAATCTATCCCGATTTGAAAAATAAGCACGTTTTGATTACAGGTGGTAGTCAGGGTATTGGAGAAGCTTTAGCTCGAACCTTTGCAGAACAGTCAGCTGAGGTAACTATTTTAGATATAAACTACGACAAGGGGTTATTAATAGCTACAGAATGTGAACAATTAGGATGTAAAGTTAATGTATATTCTGTAGATTTAACTGATACCTCAGCACTAACTGCAACCTTGGCACAGGTTAAAAAAGAAAGACCTGTGGTGAATGTTTTAATTAATAACGCTGGTTATGATCCTAGATATCCCTTATTGGAAATGTCAGAGAACCAGTGGAACGACTTGTTTCAGTTAAATGTGGTGCATTATTTCGTGACTTGCCGTGAACTTTTGCCCGACATGATCGCTGTTGGTGGAGGTAGCATCATTATGACTAGTTCTCATGTAGTGTGGGTTGCTAAACCAGATATGATTGCCTACAACACAACTAAGGCAGCAATTATCGGTATGGTTCGCAGTCTGGCGACGGCAGTGGGGAAACACCATATCCGGGTGAATGCTGTAGCACCAGGTTGGATTATGACCGAAAGACAGATAGATCAATGGGTGACACCAGAAGCCAAACACAAAAATCTACACGAGCAACAATTGATTCCCATCGAACTTACACCAGATGAATTAGTGGGAACTTATCTGTTTCTGGCCTCGGACACCTCCAGAGCAATCACTCGTCAGACATTGGTTGTGGATGGTGGATATGCCCAAAGCTAA
- a CDS encoding type II toxin-antitoxin system PemK/MazF family toxin gives MVSKVQAQQVRTISKQRILGDAMGSLSTELIELVNAALKLHLSLE, from the coding sequence GTGGTTTCTAAAGTTCAAGCCCAGCAAGTACGCACAATTTCTAAACAGCGGATTTTAGGAGATGCTATGGGTAGTTTGAGTACAGAATTGATAGAATTAGTGAATGCTGCGCTCAAATTACATCTCTCTTTAGAGTGA